A DNA window from Castanea sativa cultivar Marrone di Chiusa Pesio chromosome 7, ASM4071231v1 contains the following coding sequences:
- the LOC142644581 gene encoding uncharacterized protein LOC142644581 translates to MEEFKAISVMVKKQVERSNSREANIVHKDNKSMEVIEKKEVPSAKVVLTEPNLDQTENRTSATKEIKETARELPDIPMPKEVRKKWTCDICQLTVLCEKNLNLHLQGRKHKATYEALKTKNQPNIVRASTAKKTARPVEEPQKTVYRKEWKQKSITNNEGEQNGQSMGVSASTAKKSDQPTREENEKRVSMSNSGLEPKNEADSEENYTFRCNICNTKCNGENDLAAHYNGRKHKARIQLHNIFVGIGQLIAFTEVDKLVGLDNVNINIFTTGHQY, encoded by the exons ATGGAAGAGTTCAAAGCTATTTCGGTTATGGTCAAGAAACAAGTGGAGAGG TCAAATAGCAGAGAGGCTAACATTGTGCATAAAGATAATAAATCTATGGAAGTAATAGAGAAAAAGGAAGTACCTAGTGCCAAG GTAGTTCTAACAGAGCCTAATCTTGATCAGACTGAGAACAGAACATCAGCCACTAAGGAGATTAAAGAAACAGCAAGAGAACTTCCCGATATACCCATGCCTAAGGAAGTCCGAAAAAAGTGGACTTGTGATATATGTCAGTTAACTGTTCTATGTgagaaaaacttaaatttacACCTTCAAGGAAGGAAACACAAGGCTACTTATGAGGCACTGAAAACAAAGAACCAACCAAATATTGTCCGAGCTTCAACCGCAAAGAAAACTGCTCGGCCAGTTGAGGAGCCACAAAAGACTGTATATAGGAAAGAATGGAAACAAAAAAGTATTACAAATAATGAGGGTGAACAGAATGGGCAGTCAATGGGCGTCTCAGCTTCAACTGCTAAAAAATCTGATCAGCCCACAAGAGAGGAGAATGAAAAAAGAGTTTCAATGTCAAACAGTGGACTAGAACCGAAGAATGAAGCTGATAGTGAGGAAAATTATACTTTTAGGTGCAATATCTGCAATACAAAATGCAATGGAGAGAATGACTTGGCTGCTCACTATAATGGGAGGAAACACAAGGCTCGAATTCAATTACACAATATATTTGTTGGAATTGGACAG CTGATTGCATTCACTGAAGTTGATAAACTTGTTGGTTTGGATAatgttaatattaatatatttacaaCTGGACACCAATACTAG